A genomic region of Prosthecobacter sp. contains the following coding sequences:
- a CDS encoding TonB family protein, with product MGLDLAMPNVSSAAAARPAIWRRRSTLQALITLSWIVGITASFLAVGIVGMFAADLPPIHLKSLEADIAADQAMIEASMAELQTLEANEVAAEEEPVLPVEIPEAVETPPENLDLPEIAEAMTMEDIFAIPTAPKIEDALRPVDPVAKPKPAPPRPRTQAVARSSGTPSTTSRSGVVGGSAGGTANGVGTKPLRSPKPPYPSFARNAGMQGTVLLSISVGPSGAVESATVIGSSGFSALDEPTASWVRRNWRWPVGATGRYSQPIRFKID from the coding sequence ATGGGCCTCGACCTAGCCATGCCGAATGTCTCCAGCGCTGCCGCTGCCCGGCCGGCGATCTGGCGTCGTCGCAGCACCTTGCAGGCATTGATCACGCTTTCCTGGATCGTGGGCATCACCGCCAGTTTTCTGGCTGTGGGCATTGTCGGCATGTTCGCCGCCGATCTGCCGCCGATACATCTGAAATCACTCGAAGCAGACATCGCCGCTGATCAAGCGATGATCGAAGCCTCGATGGCCGAACTGCAGACTCTTGAGGCGAACGAAGTGGCTGCGGAGGAGGAACCTGTTCTTCCAGTCGAGATTCCCGAAGCCGTCGAAACGCCGCCAGAGAATCTTGATCTACCAGAGATAGCCGAGGCGATGACAATGGAAGACATCTTTGCCATTCCCACCGCTCCCAAGATAGAAGACGCGCTTCGACCTGTTGATCCGGTGGCCAAACCGAAGCCCGCACCGCCACGTCCTCGCACGCAGGCCGTCGCACGCAGCAGCGGCACTCCTTCCACCACATCGCGCAGCGGTGTAGTGGGAGGCAGCGCAGGCGGCACGGCGAACGGCGTTGGCACTAAACCTTTGAGATCCCCCAAGCCTCCCTATCCATCCTTCGCACGCAACGCCGGCATGCAGGGCACGGTGCTTCTGAGCATCAGCGTCGGTCCATCCGGCGCGGTGGAAAGTGCCACCGTCATAGGCAGCAGCGGATTCAGTGCCTTGGACGAACCCACCGCCTCCTGGGTGCGCCGCAACTGGCGTTGGCCCGTTGGTGCCACCGGTCGCTACTCCCAACCGATTAGATTCAAGATTGACTGA
- a CDS encoding MotA/TolQ/ExbB proton channel family protein, which produces MPLLANVAVDLFLKGGPIMYPIAVVTLVAVCIFIERVFWWLRFAAKRSVKQLDEVYEKLEAGDLTKAIAQSAKSSDPVVRMIHHGLSHRHSSMQGALEVAAGQELRDAGRFLSAMDTIVTLAPLLGLLGTVTGIMGSFTSIGSSELAVEKVTGGIGEALIATAAGLGIAIGTLVPMNYFHSRLAALKFDLEAAANNVLILAAQHGFDKVTPKA; this is translated from the coding sequence ATGCCCCTCCTCGCCAACGTCGCCGTCGATCTCTTCCTCAAAGGTGGTCCCATCATGTATCCCATTGCAGTGGTCACACTGGTGGCCGTCTGCATTTTCATCGAGCGCGTGTTCTGGTGGTTGCGCTTCGCTGCCAAACGCTCGGTGAAGCAGCTTGATGAAGTTTACGAAAAGCTTGAGGCCGGTGATCTCACCAAAGCCATCGCGCAATCGGCGAAATCGAGTGATCCGGTTGTGCGCATGATTCATCACGGACTCAGTCATCGTCACAGCAGCATGCAGGGCGCGCTCGAAGTCGCCGCAGGTCAGGAACTGCGCGATGCGGGCCGCTTTTTGAGCGCGATGGACACCATCGTCACCCTCGCGCCTCTGCTCGGCCTGCTCGGCACCGTCACCGGCATCATGGGCAGCTTCACCAGCATCGGCAGCAGCGAACTCGCTGTCGAAAAAGTCACCGGCGGCATCGGTGAGGCGCTCATTGCCACTGCGGCCGGTCTCGGCATCGCCATCGGCACGCTGGTGCCCATGAACTACTTTCACTCGCGTCTCGCCGCGCTGAAGTTCGACCTCGAAGCCGCCGCGAACAACGTACTGATCCTCGCCGCCCAGCACGGTTTCGACAAAGTCACTCCGAAGGCCTGA
- a CDS encoding biopolymer transporter ExbD: protein MKLHSPLPERKTRLEIIPLIDVMFFLLASFMMVSLTMSKQQTIKVNLPVASSAQSDFKPDMINLAVNATGDVFFDKASITLPELDRKLSERFGKDPATPVYISADVNTRYADLVKVLDAAKRVGFTKVAFNVKPAGAAKPNP from the coding sequence GTGAAACTTCACTCTCCATTGCCCGAGCGCAAAACGCGGCTGGAAATCATTCCGCTCATCGACGTGATGTTCTTCCTGCTCGCGTCATTCATGATGGTCAGCCTCACCATGTCGAAGCAGCAGACCATCAAGGTCAACCTGCCCGTCGCCTCCTCCGCGCAGTCGGATTTCAAACCGGACATGATCAATCTCGCCGTGAACGCCACCGGCGATGTGTTTTTCGACAAGGCGTCCATCACGCTGCCTGAGCTTGACCGCAAACTGTCCGAACGCTTCGGCAAAGATCCCGCCACGCCCGTTTACATCAGCGCCGATGTGAACACACGCTACGCCGACCTCGTGAAAGTGCTCGATGCCGCCAAGCGCGTCGGCTTCACCAAGGTCGCCTTCAACGTCAAACCGGCTGGAGCCGCCAAGCCGAATCCCTGA